Below is a genomic region from Bacillus mycoides.
GTTTACAAGAAAAAGTAATCGTCATTACAGGTGCTTCTAGTGGAATTGGAGAGCAAGTTGCAATGCAGGTTGCAGAGCAAGGGGCGACGCCGGTATTAATGGCTCGAACAGAAGAGAAGCTACAAGCATTAGCAGACAAAATTAAAGTAACTTATAATACGCCTTGCTATTACTATGTATTAGATGTAAGTGAAGAAACGAAAGTACAATCTGTTTTTTCAAAGGTATTACAAGAAGTAGGCCGTATTGATATATTGGTAAATAATGCTGGGTTTGGTATTTTTAAAACGTTTGAAGATGCTTCAATGGATGAAGTAAAGGATATGTTTCAAGTAAATGTATTTGGATTAGTAGCTTGTACGAAAGCGGTATTACCTAATATGGTAAAAAGGAACGAAGGACAAATTATTAATATTGCTTCATTGGCTGGAAAAATTGCAACTCCGAAGTCGAGTGCTTATGCAGCAACAAAACACGCTGTATTAGGATTTACGAATAGTTTACGTATGGAGTTATCTAACACAAATGTGTATGTAACAGCAATTAACCCAGGACCGATAGAAACGAACTTTTTTGAAATAGCCGATCAATCAGGTACATATGTGAAAAATATGGGACGTTACATGTTAAAACCAACATATGTAGCAGAACAAATCGTAAAGGCGATGCAAACGAAAAAACGTGAAGTAAACTTGCCG
It encodes:
- a CDS encoding SDR family oxidoreductase; the encoded protein is MTGRLQEKVIVITGASSGIGEQVAMQVAEQGATPVLMARTEEKLQALADKIKVTYNTPCYYYVLDVSEETKVQSVFSKVLQEVGRIDILVNNAGFGIFKTFEDASMDEVKDMFQVNVFGLVACTKAVLPNMVKRNEGQIINIASLAGKIATPKSSAYAATKHAVLGFTNSLRMELSNTNVYVTAINPGPIETNFFEIADQSGTYVKNMGRYMLKPTYVAEQIVKAMQTKKREVNLPKWMGMGPKLYALFPGLFERVAGKSLSKK